The Schistocerca nitens isolate TAMUIC-IGC-003100 chromosome 7, iqSchNite1.1, whole genome shotgun sequence genome contains a region encoding:
- the LOC126194952 gene encoding host cell factor 1-like isoform X3 produces the protein MSEQDSEVSIPVHDKLGSASDEKSEELKAPEAVETDAEMTDVSEAVPSSGNGATSVTTITEIVQKSSPVKDVPMLEPTIKKEDEDEQKEEHLEQPQQQASSVSDLTAHLAATAVEPKHEDPGGADALSTLASAALGCNQAPTDTPAMKQRDETENSTANKKKESSEWYDVGIIRGTNFTVSKFFIPPEGYEDDRPVTEFLRGLEPDFSKHTEMKLEPGTAYKFRIAAINSRGQGPWSEVSAFKTCLPGYPGAPSAIKISKSLEGAHLSWEPPPRTCGPILEYAVYLAVRSTQSDPKVQPGQPSQLAFVRVYCGATNQCTVGNASLAAAHIDTTTKPAIIFRIAARNDKGYGPATQVRWLQDAAAQMKVGAMKRGQTRSHVGLKRTRDEMS, from the exons ATGTCGGAGCAAGACTCGGAAGTGTCGATTCCAGTCCATGACAAGTTAGGCAGTGCAAGTGATGAAAAAAGTGAAGAACTAAAAGCTCCAGAGGCAGTAGAAACTGATGCAGAAATGACTGACGTTTCTGAAGCTGTACCATCATCTGGTAATGGTGCGACTTCTGTTACTACTATCACAGAAATTGTACAAAAATCATCCCCTGTAAAGGATGTCCCAATGCTGGAACCAACTATAAAAAAGGAAGATGAGGATGAACAGAAAGAGGAACATTTGGAGCAACCACAACAGCAAGCAAGTTCTGTCTCGGATCTCACTGCACATTTGGCAGCCACTGCTGTGGAACCAAAGCATGAGGATCCAGGTGGGGCAGATGCTTTGTCAACCCTTGCAAGTGCTGCTCTTGGCTGTAACCAGGCACCAACTGATACTCCTGCTATG aagcAGAGAGATGAAACAGAAAACTCAACAGCAAATAAGAAGAAAGAAAGCTCTGAATGGTATGATGTTGGTATTATACGAGGTACAAACTTCACTGTTAGCAAATTTTTCATTCCTCCAGAAGGCTATGAAGATGACAGGCCAGTGACAGAATTTTTGCGTGGTTTGGAACCAGATTTCTCCAAACACACAGAGATGAAGCTAGAGCCAGGAACTGCATACAAATTTCGGATTGCAGCTATAAATTCTCGCGGCCAGGGACCCTGGAGTGAG GTCTCTGCTTTCAAGACTTGCTTGCCTGGTTACCCGGGTGCGCCATCAGCAATAAAAATCTCCAAGTCGTTAGAAGGTGCCCATTTGTCATGGGAACCGCCTCCTCGCACCTGTGGTCCCATTCTTGAGTATGCTGTTTATCTTGCTGTTCGCAGTACACAG TCTGATCCAAAAGTACAGCCAGGACAACCAAGCCAGTTAGCATTTGTTCGTGTATACTGTGGTGCAACAAATCAGTGTACAGTGGGCAATGCGTCACTTGCAGCAGCACATATAGATACTACAACAAAACCTGCCATCATATTCCGCATTGCAGCAAGGAATGACAAAGGGTATGGACCAGCAACACAAGTTAGGTG